In uncultured Umboniibacter sp., the following are encoded in one genomic region:
- a CDS encoding glycosyltransferase family 2 protein, which produces MFDIVIATYNGERFLKAQLDSILEVEGFNELVERVIVVDDGSLDATVQILERYRALDERFEVYAHARGLGPTGNFAYGLSLTSAHWVCLADQDDVWLPSKLVVMRRELESLPPDSPAALFSDLVVVNQELREISPSYFTHCAISPERATSLNQLAQQNVVSGCTMVVNRQLIDLALPVPSSACMHDWWLALVARSFGQLKFVDQPLVLYRQHDNNAVGAPNVSMISRLMSKGYLRKVIDNFWASVDQAQSLSQQYGESTKHIELLRSNASFTKRLRFILNGGILRSSWYARLFFSVVVLLGRV; this is translated from the coding sequence GTGTTCGATATTGTCATCGCTACCTATAATGGCGAACGATTTCTAAAAGCGCAGCTAGATTCTATTCTTGAGGTTGAGGGTTTTAATGAGTTGGTTGAGCGAGTCATTGTGGTGGATGACGGCTCGTTAGACGCAACCGTTCAAATTTTAGAAAGGTACCGGGCGCTTGACGAGCGTTTTGAAGTTTACGCTCACGCAAGGGGTTTAGGTCCTACCGGCAATTTTGCCTATGGTTTGTCCTTGACGTCGGCCCATTGGGTTTGTCTCGCAGATCAAGACGATGTTTGGTTGCCTAGCAAGCTGGTAGTCATGCGTCGCGAACTTGAAAGTTTGCCTCCAGACAGTCCAGCTGCTTTGTTTTCCGACCTCGTGGTTGTGAATCAAGAATTGCGGGAAATATCCCCGTCCTACTTCACTCATTGTGCAATCTCTCCTGAGCGCGCGACATCGCTTAATCAGCTCGCTCAGCAAAATGTAGTCTCGGGCTGTACAATGGTAGTCAATCGTCAACTCATTGACCTGGCTCTCCCTGTCCCTTCCTCAGCGTGTATGCATGATTGGTGGTTAGCGCTGGTTGCGCGTAGTTTTGGACAGCTGAAGTTTGTTGATCAGCCGCTGGTGCTCTATCGACAGCATGATAACAATGCCGTCGGCGCGCCGAATGTCAGTATGATCTCCCGGTTAATGAGCAAAGGCTATCTGCGCAAAGTAATTGACAACTTTTGGGCTTCGGTTGATCAAGCCCAATCGCTGAGTCAGCAATATGGCGAATCGACGAAGCACATTGAATTATTGCGTAGTAATGCGAGTTTTACTAAACGCCTACGTTTTATTTTGAACGGCGGGATTTTGCGCTCCTCATGGTATGCCAGATTGTTCTTTTCAGTTGTCGT
- a CDS encoding glycosyltransferase family 2 protein, which produces MDNTVVICRDNDPVRNLEGYCKKYGIIYVANEREYGFAHNNNANFRLYQETLDPQPDDRFLVLNPDVLLKPSSLKAMLVESEKKPDSIIAADLYLDKEYIFQDDNIRFYPRFSDFIRTYIFNHRVTMINKKKDHFEPGRVWASAACILLSAEWYQRLGGFDERFYMYCEDIDLCRRARRQGVLVALCKRAKGVHFRRRDSKRFLTKYFFWHVRSVIRYSLSGVRDKPVLTRVKPEPKINRG; this is translated from the coding sequence ATGGATAATACGGTAGTAATTTGTCGCGACAATGATCCGGTAAGGAATTTGGAAGGCTACTGTAAAAAATACGGTATTATTTATGTGGCGAATGAGCGCGAGTATGGCTTTGCTCATAACAATAATGCCAACTTCCGGTTATACCAGGAAACCCTAGATCCGCAGCCCGATGACCGTTTTTTAGTTCTGAATCCGGATGTACTGCTGAAGCCAAGCTCGCTGAAGGCAATGTTGGTAGAATCCGAGAAAAAGCCAGATTCTATTATTGCGGCGGATCTATATTTGGATAAAGAATATATATTCCAAGACGATAATATCCGCTTTTATCCTCGCTTCTCGGACTTCATTCGCACCTATATCTTCAATCACCGTGTCACGATGATCAATAAGAAAAAAGATCATTTTGAACCCGGTCGTGTGTGGGCCAGCGCGGCCTGTATTTTATTGAGTGCGGAGTGGTATCAACGCCTGGGCGGCTTCGATGAGCGTTTTTACATGTACTGTGAGGATATTGATCTCTGCCGTCGTGCTCGCCGACAAGGTGTGTTAGTGGCCCTGTGTAAGCGAGCGAAAGGCGTGCACTTTAGGCGCAGAGATAGCAAGCGCTTCCTAACGAAATACTTTTTTTGGCATGTTCGAAGCGTCATTCGCTATTCACTGTCGGGAGTGCGAGATAAGCCCGTATTAACTAGGGTAAAGCCCGAACCAAAAATTAATCGAGGATAG